Proteins encoded within one genomic window of Thiothrix litoralis:
- a CDS encoding ATP-binding protein codes for MSSQLSRMIAEEIYAERVSLLYKNGKSSSLTVILVSILLSGIMYGDVSNQMNLSWLGGIVCAALARIILIRWYFRSPVVATSRSWAQRYALFTGIIGLFWVWFVLIAYGHNEWLNIIILLIALGLSALAVPVLVSFPSILLLYFAPTTLTAIVLFFAELKLDYILIALASVVYAVVIIRTTGNFFDTLMTSLQFRFEKEALAKDLSQQKENAEQLNEQLKQEIQRRHDAQWALEEHQRDLENQVAQRTSELLEAKEAAEAGSMAKSEFLANMSHEIRTPMNGVLGATQLLLADKLEAKHYHYVQIAHDSATHLLRLIEDILDFSRIESGHIVLQNEDFDLIGVCEDTLSTVEPLLSDKGLKRVFDPPSGLPTTLHGDAFRLRQILLNLLGNAIKFTEHGQVELLLEESQQTGNRCDIHFTVRDSGIGIHATALENIFNEFTQEDGSITRRFGGSGLGLSITRGLVKAMGGTIHVESTKGVGSVFHCILPFALQGQDDTPVIDNQQQNVIKPARHFTGRILLAEDNEINQLIARDHLETLGFEVDTVDNGVQAKAAYERASYHLILMDCHMPEMDGFEATSAIRQYEQLQELARTPIIALTADAQDATQARCKAVGMDDYMTKPFNIDVLAEKIDHALKLGGAA; via the coding sequence ATGAGTTCACAGCTCAGTAGAATGATAGCAGAGGAAATCTATGCAGAGCGCGTTAGTCTTCTCTACAAGAATGGCAAGTCTTCAAGCCTCACCGTGATACTGGTCAGCATACTGCTGTCAGGCATCATGTACGGGGACGTATCCAATCAGATGAACCTCTCCTGGCTTGGCGGAATCGTTTGTGCGGCGTTAGCCCGAATCATCTTGATCCGTTGGTATTTTCGGTCTCCGGTAGTCGCCACATCCCGGAGCTGGGCACAACGTTATGCGCTGTTCACTGGCATAATTGGCCTGTTCTGGGTCTGGTTCGTGCTCATCGCTTACGGGCACAATGAATGGCTGAATATCATCATCCTGTTAATCGCCCTTGGCTTGTCCGCTCTGGCAGTGCCAGTGCTGGTGTCTTTCCCCTCCATACTTCTCCTGTACTTTGCGCCTACAACACTGACGGCCATCGTGCTGTTTTTTGCGGAGCTGAAGCTTGATTATATCCTGATTGCACTGGCATCGGTTGTCTACGCAGTGGTCATTATACGCACGACTGGCAACTTCTTTGACACCTTGATGACCTCGCTACAGTTTCGTTTTGAAAAAGAGGCGCTTGCGAAGGATTTAAGCCAACAGAAGGAAAATGCCGAGCAGCTCAATGAACAGTTGAAACAGGAAATCCAAAGACGCCATGATGCCCAGTGGGCACTCGAAGAACACCAGCGGGATCTCGAAAATCAGGTTGCCCAGCGAACCTCCGAGTTGCTGGAGGCCAAGGAGGCAGCCGAGGCGGGCAGCATGGCGAAAAGCGAATTTTTAGCCAATATGAGTCACGAAATACGCACGCCGATGAATGGCGTACTCGGGGCAACCCAGTTGCTGCTGGCTGATAAGCTGGAAGCGAAGCACTATCACTATGTACAGATTGCCCATGATTCAGCCACGCACCTGTTACGCCTGATCGAAGACATTCTGGATTTTTCCAGGATCGAGAGCGGTCATATCGTACTTCAGAACGAGGATTTCGATCTGATCGGGGTATGTGAGGATACGTTGAGCACCGTCGAACCGCTGCTGAGTGACAAGGGGCTGAAACGGGTGTTTGATCCGCCGTCCGGGTTGCCGACTACACTCCACGGCGATGCCTTCCGTCTACGCCAGATTCTGCTCAACCTGTTGGGCAATGCGATCAAATTTACCGAACACGGGCAGGTTGAACTGCTGCTTGAAGAGAGCCAGCAGACGGGCAATCGTTGCGACATCCATTTCACGGTGCGCGACTCGGGCATTGGCATTCATGCCACGGCGCTGGAGAACATTTTCAACGAATTCACTCAGGAAGACGGCTCGATTACGCGGCGTTTTGGTGGCAGTGGGCTGGGGCTGTCGATTACGCGCGGCTTGGTGAAGGCGATGGGCGGAACCATCCATGTCGAAAGCACCAAAGGGGTGGGGTCTGTTTTCCATTGCATCCTGCCCTTTGCTCTACAAGGGCAAGACGATACACCCGTTATCGACAATCAGCAGCAGAACGTCATCAAGCCAGCTAGGCATTTTACGGGCCGCATCCTGCTGGCGGAGGATAACGAAATCAACCAGCTTATTGCCCGCGACCATCTTGAAACGCTAGGGTTCGAGGTCGACACCGTAGACAACGGCGTTCAAGCCAAGGCTGCCTATGAGCGTGCCTCCTATCACCTGATTCTGATGGATTGCCACATGCCCGAAATGGATGGTTTCGAGGCAACCAGCGCGATTCGCCAGTACGAACAATTGCAAGAGCTTGCCCGAACCCCGATCATTGCCCTGACGGCAGATGCACAAGATGCAACCCAAGCTCGCTGCAAAGCGGTGGGGATGGATGACTACATGACCAAGCCGTTCAACATTGACGTACTGGCGGAGAAAATCGACCATGCACTGAAGCTAGGGGGGGCGGCCTAA
- a CDS encoding fumarate hydratase: MTIIKQNDVIASVADALQFISYYHPADFIEAMHKAWEREESPAAKDSIAQILVNSRMCAEGHRPICQDTGIVTVFVKVGMNVQWEGDLSLSDMINEGVRRAYMNPDNVLRASILADPAGARKNTKDNTPAVIHYEIVPGDKVSFDVAAKGGGSENKSKMVMLNPSDSIVDWVLKTVPTMGAGWCPPGMLGIGIGGTAEKAAVLAKEVLMEPIDIQDLIARGPQNRVEELRLELYEKVNQLGIGAQGLGGLTTVLDVKIKDYPTHAASLPVCMIPNCAATRHTHFVLDGSGPALQTPPDLATWPQISLAGGDQATRVNLDTITPEDVRKLKPGETVLLSGKMLTGRDAAHKRMIDMLNKGEQLPVDLKGRFIYYVGPVDPVREEVVGPAGPTTSTRMDKFTRQILDQTGLLGMIGKSERGPMAIEAIKEFGAVYLMAVGGAAYLVSKAIVGAKVLAFPELGMEAIYEFEVKDMPVTVAVDSNGESVHNTGPAQWKKIIDARIHTA, encoded by the coding sequence ATGACTATCATCAAACAGAACGACGTTATCGCCAGCGTGGCGGATGCGTTGCAATTCATATCCTATTACCACCCGGCTGACTTCATCGAAGCCATGCACAAGGCGTGGGAACGGGAAGAATCCCCTGCTGCGAAAGATTCCATCGCACAAATCCTCGTCAACTCGCGCATGTGTGCCGAAGGCCACCGCCCGATCTGTCAAGACACCGGCATCGTCACCGTCTTCGTCAAGGTCGGTATGAACGTGCAGTGGGAAGGCGACCTGAGCCTCTCCGACATGATCAACGAAGGCGTGCGTCGTGCTTACATGAACCCGGATAACGTGCTGCGTGCCTCGATCCTCGCTGACCCAGCCGGAGCGCGGAAAAACACCAAAGACAATACCCCAGCGGTAATCCATTACGAGATCGTTCCCGGCGACAAAGTATCGTTTGACGTGGCTGCCAAAGGCGGCGGTTCTGAAAACAAATCCAAAATGGTCATGCTCAACCCCTCCGACAGCATTGTCGACTGGGTGCTGAAAACCGTGCCAACCATGGGTGCAGGCTGGTGTCCACCGGGAATGCTCGGCATCGGCATCGGTGGTACGGCTGAAAAAGCGGCAGTATTGGCTAAAGAAGTGCTGATGGAACCCATCGACATTCAGGATCTCATCGCTCGTGGCCCACAAAACCGTGTCGAAGAGTTACGTCTGGAACTCTACGAAAAGGTCAACCAGCTCGGCATTGGCGCACAAGGTCTGGGCGGCCTCACCACCGTGCTGGATGTCAAAATCAAGGATTACCCCACCCACGCGGCCTCCTTGCCAGTGTGCATGATCCCCAACTGTGCCGCGACCCGCCACACCCATTTCGTACTGGATGGTTCTGGCCCTGCGCTGCAAACCCCACCTGACCTCGCTACCTGGCCGCAAATCTCGCTGGCTGGCGGTGATCAAGCCACCCGCGTCAACCTCGACACCATCACCCCTGAAGACGTGCGCAAGCTGAAGCCCGGCGAAACCGTGCTGCTTTCTGGCAAAATGCTCACCGGGCGCGACGCTGCGCACAAGCGCATGATCGACATGCTCAACAAGGGCGAGCAATTGCCGGTAGACCTGAAAGGCCGCTTCATTTACTACGTTGGCCCCGTCGACCCGGTACGTGAAGAAGTCGTCGGCCCCGCAGGCCCCACTACTTCCACCCGTATGGACAAGTTCACCCGCCAGATTCTGGATCAAACCGGCTTGCTGGGCATGATCGGCAAATCCGAACGCGGTCCGATGGCGATTGAAGCCATTAAGGAATTCGGCGCGGTGTATCTCATGGCGGTCGGCGGCGCGGCCTATCTGGTGTCCAAAGCGATTGTTGGCGCGAAAGTGCTGGCTTTCCCGGAACTGGGCATGGAAGCGATCTACGAGTTCGAGGTCAAGGATATGCCGGTCACGGTCGCGGTCGACAGCAACGGTGAATCGGTGCATAACACCGGCCCCGCGCAATGGAAAAAGATCATCGACGCACGCATTCATACTGCCTAA
- a CDS encoding multicopper oxidase domain-containing protein, with product MKLLQNARLLVVFGLSGLTTTLLINCQKSDTDHADKRPVTQSPPVCSTLTHSITPNCKLESAADGSSTLQYSMVASRQNIKVKVENGAKPDINLNDALVYNGTLLPERLELGRGDELRIDFRNELTMPSDGRFNSIGTHDHSQQSPEKDLPDMQPQFTNLHTHGLVTPWDFKDSSQGRGDNVLGILFNSIKQGLPEGVKPEDICSSTGNGAAYRYPIADDHAIGLNWYHPHPHGTSGFQVEGGMSGLLMVADAKAEKRLNPIYVQLKDMQASRLQAADTYQFEKFVPAVSTICHDKVSDEEWGFDGDAPGRCDYHAQNSKQAYSWLFFVNGQLFPTVKVPNAAYLRISNSSANATYRLVLEPEAVTGQPEDGKGVDYYTSPFRVMEKDGMTTVDKATTVAHQSCTLPMMTATRVGVALDFAKPGSAGFVCKLTVTKSKDGQGRITKDYNVEKVAFTQAVEEEMAKKPQAAAYHLIQEGIDTGEDDWPSVSLATLVPDANMPGADFDGYQLAVKAAKPSATHAARTDVLPPEKCDVSAVDTDNRRHVALFYGGTNFDANGDAATEHFGLVASGEDNDGVKVTAKTIDDWRKDYQSQFAHNAFDTSYQEGKKAFQEYGVPTLEETALKGLVDHKFRIEKGGFIKTNICTQIGNQAEHWRIHNLSAQIHNFHIHQMKFHVVGVRGAVCEAKADGQKVQRTSDNKPLHAYDFVDADGYLPENPEESVLKNVLDDQCSKSYADLFADLPASFTQVERLVPTGTTGTAAAPSAIAPLAVKKAVDYGMHDTFPVPPMGYIDIDVLLNKPEQVGEYVFHCHILEHEDAGMMGKVVVMPKS from the coding sequence ATGAAACTATTGCAGAATGCGAGACTGTTAGTAGTGTTCGGTTTGTCTGGGCTTACCACCACATTACTGATCAATTGCCAGAAATCAGATACGGATCATGCAGATAAACGTCCAGTGACGCAAAGTCCGCCAGTCTGTTCAACCCTCACCCATTCCATCACCCCCAACTGTAAGTTGGAAAGCGCGGCAGATGGTTCAAGCACTCTCCAGTATTCAATGGTTGCCAGCCGCCAGAACATCAAGGTCAAGGTTGAAAATGGAGCCAAGCCCGACATTAACCTGAACGATGCGCTGGTTTACAACGGAACTCTCCTGCCGGAACGTCTGGAGTTAGGCCGTGGTGATGAATTGCGCATTGATTTCAGGAATGAACTGACGATGCCGAGTGACGGTCGTTTCAACAGTATCGGAACCCATGATCATTCCCAACAGTCACCGGAAAAAGATTTGCCGGATATGCAGCCACAGTTTACCAACCTGCATACACACGGTTTGGTGACGCCTTGGGATTTCAAGGACAGCAGTCAGGGACGTGGTGATAATGTGTTGGGCATCCTGTTCAATTCTATAAAGCAAGGCTTGCCGGAAGGCGTGAAGCCAGAGGACATCTGTTCTTCTACTGGCAATGGCGCTGCTTACCGTTATCCCATTGCTGATGACCATGCCATTGGCTTGAACTGGTATCATCCCCATCCTCATGGCACAAGTGGTTTTCAGGTGGAAGGTGGCATGTCAGGGTTGCTGATGGTTGCCGATGCCAAAGCCGAGAAACGCCTGAATCCGATATACGTGCAGTTGAAAGATATGCAGGCCAGCAGGTTGCAGGCGGCAGATACCTACCAGTTTGAAAAGTTTGTTCCGGCGGTGTCGACCATTTGCCACGACAAAGTTAGCGACGAAGAATGGGGGTTCGATGGTGATGCGCCGGGGCGTTGTGATTATCATGCGCAAAACAGTAAGCAGGCATATTCGTGGTTATTTTTTGTGAACGGGCAACTGTTCCCGACAGTCAAAGTACCCAACGCCGCCTACTTGAGAATTTCTAATAGTAGCGCTAATGCTACCTACCGTCTGGTGCTGGAGCCAGAAGCGGTGACAGGCCAACCTGAAGATGGCAAGGGCGTGGATTATTACACTTCGCCCTTCCGGGTGATGGAGAAAGACGGTATGACGACAGTCGACAAGGCTACCACGGTTGCACACCAGTCTTGTACGCTGCCAATGATGACCGCCACACGTGTAGGGGTTGCGCTGGACTTCGCCAAGCCAGGGAGTGCTGGTTTTGTCTGCAAGCTGACTGTCACAAAGTCCAAAGATGGACAGGGCAGGATAACGAAAGACTATAACGTGGAAAAGGTGGCGTTTACTCAAGCTGTTGAAGAGGAGATGGCAAAGAAACCTCAAGCCGCTGCCTACCATTTGATTCAGGAAGGCATTGATACCGGGGAAGATGACTGGCCTTCTGTCAGTCTCGCAACACTTGTTCCAGACGCCAACATGCCCGGCGCTGATTTCGATGGCTATCAGTTGGCTGTCAAGGCAGCGAAACCGTCCGCTACCCATGCGGCACGTACCGATGTGCTGCCACCAGAAAAGTGTGATGTGAGCGCCGTGGATACTGACAACCGTCGTCATGTGGCATTGTTCTACGGTGGCACAAATTTCGATGCTAATGGTGATGCTGCTACGGAGCATTTTGGTCTGGTTGCCTCTGGCGAAGACAATGATGGCGTCAAAGTGACGGCAAAAACCATTGATGATTGGCGTAAGGATTATCAAAGCCAGTTTGCCCACAATGCCTTCGATACTTCTTATCAGGAAGGGAAAAAGGCATTTCAGGAATACGGCGTTCCAACCCTGGAAGAAACCGCTTTGAAAGGCTTGGTTGATCACAAGTTCCGTATTGAGAAAGGTGGGTTTATCAAAACCAATATCTGTACCCAGATCGGTAATCAAGCAGAACATTGGCGCATACATAACCTTTCTGCCCAGATTCACAACTTCCACATTCACCAGATGAAGTTCCATGTCGTCGGGGTGCGGGGTGCTGTCTGTGAGGCAAAAGCAGATGGTCAGAAAGTGCAGCGAACTTCGGACAACAAGCCGCTACATGCCTACGATTTTGTGGATGCTGATGGGTATTTGCCTGAAAATCCAGAGGAGAGCGTGCTGAAAAATGTGTTGGATGACCAGTGTTCCAAATCCTACGCCGATCTGTTTGCGGATCTTCCCGCCAGTTTTACGCAAGTAGAACGGCTAGTGCCAACGGGGACTACTGGTACGGCAGCGGCACCGAGTGCTATCGCGCCACTTGCTGTCAAAAAAGCGGTGGACTACGGTATGCATGACACCTTCCCGGTTCCGCCGATGGGTTATATCGACATTGATGTCTTGCTCAACAAGCCCGAACAGGTTGGCGAATACGTGTTCCACTGCCATATCCTCGAACATGAAGATGCAGGCATGATGGGCAAAGTGGTCGTCATGCCAAAAAGCTGA
- a CDS encoding caspase family protein produces the protein MAQGVSIHIGLNAVNPACYDGVWDGKLDGAEQDAKDMYAIAQQQGFQSVKLLAEVATRDAVITAIGEASEALVAGDFLLVTYGGHGGMLPDISGDECDGVDETWCLYDGHLLDDELGAWWGYFAAGVRILVVSDSCHSGTVTRGAAGKPRAMPRRTALGTWQQHRDFYTCLIANAPQDKPLQASVRLLAASTEGELAYDGVYDGLPNGFFTKCLKQVWAKGAFVGDYDAFFAALYDVMYLYQPPEHSVIGVRDPEYDRLKPFQI, from the coding sequence ATGGCTCAAGGTGTGTCAATCCATATTGGTCTGAATGCGGTTAATCCCGCTTGTTACGATGGCGTGTGGGACGGGAAACTGGACGGCGCTGAGCAGGATGCTAAAGACATGTATGCCATTGCCCAGCAGCAGGGCTTTCAGTCCGTCAAGTTATTGGCGGAAGTAGCTACCCGCGATGCAGTGATAACCGCAATCGGGGAAGCCAGTGAAGCATTGGTGGCTGGGGATTTCCTGCTAGTCACGTATGGCGGGCATGGTGGAATGCTCCCCGACATCTCTGGGGATGAATGTGATGGTGTCGACGAAACTTGGTGCCTGTATGATGGGCATTTGCTCGACGATGAGTTAGGCGCATGGTGGGGCTATTTTGCTGCCGGGGTGCGTATTCTGGTGGTTTCCGACAGTTGCCATAGCGGGACAGTAACCCGTGGCGCGGCTGGCAAGCCCCGTGCTATGCCCCGTCGAACAGCCTTGGGAACTTGGCAACAGCACCGGGATTTTTATACCTGTCTGATTGCCAATGCACCACAGGACAAGCCCTTGCAGGCCAGCGTGCGCTTGCTTGCCGCCAGTACCGAGGGGGAACTAGCCTATGACGGTGTATATGATGGCCTTCCCAATGGTTTCTTTACCAAATGTCTCAAGCAGGTCTGGGCAAAGGGGGCATTTGTGGGGGATTACGATGCGTTCTTTGCGGCGCTTTATGACGTGATGTACTTATATCAGCCGCCGGAGCATTCCGTTATCGGTGTACGGGATCCCGAATATGACCGGCTCAAACCGTTTCAGATTTAG
- a CDS encoding DUF1820 family protein: MSSDRSIYRISFVNQDKIYEIFARQVYESDLYGFVVVEEIVFGTQSALVIDPAEERLKTEFEAVKRSFIPIHSVIRIDEVEHPGISKIHSLEAGSVAGNVSPFARPAGKKKD, encoded by the coding sequence TTGAGCAGCGACCGCAGCATCTACCGCATCTCTTTCGTAAATCAGGATAAGATCTACGAAATCTTTGCCCGTCAGGTCTATGAATCAGACCTTTACGGTTTTGTGGTGGTCGAAGAAATCGTCTTTGGTACCCAAAGTGCGCTGGTGATTGACCCCGCTGAAGAGCGCCTCAAGACCGAGTTTGAGGCGGTCAAGCGCAGTTTCATCCCGATTCACTCCGTGATCCGTATCGACGAAGTGGAACACCCCGGCATTAGCAAGATCCATTCGCTGGAAGCCGGGAGTGTAGCAGGTAATGTCAGCCCATTTGCCCGTCCTGCGGGTAAGAAAAAAGACTAA